One segment of Setaria viridis chromosome 4, Setaria_viridis_v4.0, whole genome shotgun sequence DNA contains the following:
- the LOC140222417 gene encoding uncharacterized protein: protein MAHRTRSGSVPGSSEQRQDLPPPPPPSPLEAILAAQTELLRHLVQGQQQQQPPHGGRAQQQPHVARYEDFLGTQPPLFQKTQDPLDANAWVRTIESKFELLTAQCPDHNKARFAAQQLHGSAQLWWDHYHAMLPANHVISWNEFKTAFRAHHIPEGLLERKLNEFLALHQGNRDVLHYAQAFNDLCRYAGYHADTDEKKKDRFRRGLSLELRERLNPIRVDTYNELVNLAISQEDCMKALAAERKRKAPLPTPSPPAQRFRVVPPQAPSRPQQSGRWIARPPPAAAPRFPGFQPQAPRPNLPPSPRLATGNRCYACGDVGHFTKDCPRNQSPRPRQNNATPNKGKRPKVQVRQG from the coding sequence atggcgcatcgcaccagatctggttctgtgcccggcagcagcgagcaaagacaagatcttcccccacctccacccccatctccactagaggcgatcttagcggcccagaccgagctgctgagacacctggtacaaggacaacaacaacaacagccgcCCCATGGCGGAAGGGCTCAGcaacaacctcatgttgctcggtatgaagactttttggggacgcagcccccattgttccagaagacccaagacccgctcgatgcaaacgcctgggttcgcaccatcgaatccaagttcgagcttctcaccgcccagtgccccgatcacaacaaggcccggtttgcagccCAGCAGTTACATGGTTCCGCTcagctatggtgggatcactaccacgccatgttgccggccaaccatgtcatcagctggaatgagttcaagactgcGTTCAGAGCGCACCACATTccggagggtctcctggagcgcaagctcaatgaatttCTGGCTCTTCACCAAGGAAACCGAGATGTGTTACACTACGCTcaggccttcaacgacctgtgtcgtTATGCtggatatcacgcggacaccgacgagaagaagaaggacagattccgcagagggctgagcttggagctcagagaaaggttaaacccgataagggtggatacgtacaatgagttggtcaacctagccatctcccaagaggactgcatgaaggctctggcagccgagaggaagaggaaagccccgctgccaacgcccagcccacctgcgcaGCGTTTCAGAGTGGTTCCaccccaggcgcccagccgaccccagcagtcgggaaggtggattgcccgacccccaccagcagcagcgccccgttttcccggtttccaaccacaggcgccccggccaaaCCTGCCGCCATCCCCACGCCTTGCAACGGGTAACCGCTGTTATGCCTGCGGCGATGTGGGACATTtcaccaaggactgccccagaaatcagagcccgcgcccACGGCAGAACAATGCAACGCCCAACAAAGGaaagaggcccaaggtgcaagttcgccaaggttga